Proteins encoded together in one Telopea speciosissima isolate NSW1024214 ecotype Mountain lineage chromosome 6, Tspe_v1, whole genome shotgun sequence window:
- the LOC122664905 gene encoding long chain acyl-CoA synthetase 4-like gives MAQKKYIFEVEKAKESKDGRPSVGAVYRSVFAKDGFPQLSSGLESCWDIFRLSVEKYPANRMLGRREIVNGKAGKYVWRTYKEVFDIVMKVGHSIRSCGVEPGGRCGIYGVNCPEWMISMQACNAHALYCVPLYDTLGAGAVEYIICHAEVSIAFAEEKKIPELLKTFPKTTEYLKTIVSFGNVAPELREEVQKFGLAIYSWDEFLQLGDDKQFDLPVKKKSDISTIMYTSGTTGDPKGVLISNNAIVTLIVGVERMLERVNEQLTTVDVFMSYLPLAHIFDRVIEELFIHHGASIGFWRGDVKLMIEDLGELKPTIFCAVPRVLDRIYSGLTEKVSSGGFLKSTLFNIAYSYKLNNMKKGYKHEEASPLCDKIVFGKVKQGLGGNVRLILSGAAPLANHVEAFLRVVTCAHVLQGYGLTETCAGTFVSLPNELSMLGTVGPPIPNVDVCLESVPEMGYDALSSTPRGEICIRGGTLFSGYFKREDLTREVLIDGWFHTGDIGEWQPNGTMKIVDRKKNIFKLSQGEYVAVENLENIYGLASAVDAIWVYGNSFESFLVAVVNPNQQALERCAEANGITGDFISLCENPKIKEFIIGELTKIGKEKKLKGFEFIKAVHLDPVPFDMERDLITSTYKKKRPQLLKYYQSAIDNMYKAAK, from the exons ATGGCGCAGAAGAAGTATATTTTTGAGGTTGAAAAGGCAAAGGAATCGAAGGATGGAAGGCCTTCGGTAGGAGCGGTTTATCGGAGTGTGTTCGCTAAGGATGGGTTTCCGCAGCTATCTTCAGGATTGGAGAGCTGCTGGGATATTTTTCG GTTATCTGTTGAAAAGTATCCTGCAAATCGAATGCTTGGTCGTCGAGAGATAGTGAATGGGAAG GCTGGTAAATATGTGTGGCGAACTTACAAGGAAGTATTTGATATTGTCATGAAAGTTGGACATTCCATCCGTAGCTGTGGTGTTGAACCA GGAGGGAGATGTGGTATATATGGTGTCAATTGTCCCGAGTGGATGATAAGTATGCAG GCTTGCAATGCTCATGCACTTTATTGTGTTCCTCTATATGATACTCTTG GTGCTGGTGCTGTGGAATATATTATATGCCATGCAGAGGTTTCAATTGCATTcgcagaagaaaagaagattccaGAG CTGCTGAAAACATTTCCAAAGACAACAGAATATTTGAAAA CGATTGTGAGTTTTGGCAACGTTGCACCTGAACTAAGAGAAGAGGTCCAGAAGTTTGGTTTGGCAATATATTCATGGGACGAATTTTTGCAACTG GGAGATGATAAACAATTTGATCTTCCAGTGAAAAAGAAGTCGGACATTTCTACAATTATGTATACAAGTGGAACAACTGGTGATCCCAAGGGAGTACTGATTTCCAACAATGCTATTGTTACTCTTATAGTGGGAGTAGAACGGATGCTAGAGCGTGTGAATGAACAG TTGACTACAGTTGATGTTTTTATGTCCTACCTTCCTCTGGCTCATATCTTTGATCGGGTGATTGAGGAGTTGTTTATTCATCATGGTGCCTCAATAGGATTTTGGCGTGGG gATGTCAAATTGATGATTGAAGACCTTGGGGAGCTAAAACCAACTATTTTCTGCGCTGTTCCACGTGTGTTGGATAGGATATATTCAG GTCTGACAGAGAAGGTATCTTCTGGGGGATTCTTGAAGAGCACATTGTTTAACATTGCATACTCATA CAAACTAAATAACATGAAGAAAGGGTATAAACATGAGGAGGCCTCTCCACTTTGTGACAAAATTGTTTTTGGCAAG GTAAAGCAAGGTTTAGGAGGGAATGTACGACTCATTTTATCTGGAGCCGCTCCTCTTGCAAATCATGTTGAAGCTTTTCTGCGTGTGGTGACATGTGCCCATGTCTTACAAGGATATG GCCTGACGGAAACATGTGCGGGGACATTTGTCTCCCTACCAAATGAACTATCAATGCTTGGTACAGTAGGACCTCCTATTCCAAATGTAGATGTATGCTTGGAGTCTGTTCCGGAAATGGGATATGATGCCCTTTCAAGTACTCCACGGGGAGAAATTTGTATACGGGGAGGAACCCTGTTTTCAGGATACTTCAAACGTGAAGACCTCACCAGAGAGGTATTGATTGATGGATGGTTCCACACAG GAGACATTGGTGAGTGGCAACCAAATGGAACCATGAAGATTGTTGACCGCAAGAAGAACATCTTCAAACTTTCACAAGGAGAATATGTTGCTGTTGAGAACCTTGAAAACATTTATGGTCTTGCTTCTGCTGTCGATGCA ATATGGGTTTATGGGAACAGCTTTGAATCCTTCCTGGTTGCTGTCGTCAACCCCAATCAGCAGGCCCTAGAGCGTTGCGCTGAAGCAAATGGAATAACGGGGGATTTTATTTCCCTCTGTGAGAATCCCAAGATTAAGGAATTCATCATTGGAGAACTCACCAAGATtgggaaggaaaagaag TTAAAAGGTTTTGAGTTTATCAAGGCTGTCCACCTTGACCCAGTGCCATTTGACATGGAGCGTGATCTTATAACCTCTACctacaagaagaagaggccTCAGTTGCTGAAATACTATCAG AGTGCTATTGACAACATGTACAAAGCAGCAAAGTGA
- the LOC122664907 gene encoding internalin I isoform X1, with product MEVESGLVRLCIEAATENRATIEKWRRQRRTLEKMPTQLAEALLRRLLHRRLLFPSLLEVFKHSIEEIDLKGESSVNAEWMAYLGAFRYLRTLNLADCQRINNSALWAITGMDSLQELDLSRCKRVTDAGIGHLLSITNLKKLCISGTCLSAEGVTRLSSLINLTILDLGGLPVTDLALCSLQVLTKLERLDLWGSKISNKGASLLKLFTKLSSLNLAWTNVTKLLNLPSLECLNMSNCTINSVFEGADNRVKAPLQKLVFLGATFIDAHEVFFYIDASRLAFLDLSHSSLHNFEFLANMDALAHLDVSFSGMDDDSIALIAHVGANLKNLNLSNTRLTSAGVEILAGHVPNLETLSLSHTAIDDVALSYISLMPSLRVINLSNTAVRGFTYWVGDDPDQVPSLTALQNLNHLERLDLEDTQVGDGAMSPLSSLQELNYLFLKGGNISDVSLELMASIPKLKFLRICGGVLTNAGLHAFRPPVMLEMLDLSGCWLLTEDALSLFHKNHPHIEVKHELSAGLFADQVACDRPSSLQGSSQLKHKKGKMSKVPSQFLEGSFVDERLKYSREELLKLQFSPLSRASPHGKGTVIPKVLTN from the exons ATGGAGGTAGAGAGCGGTCTCGTTCGTCTCTGCATCGAAGCTGCCACCGAAAACAGAGCAACTATAGAGAAATGGCGGAGGCAGCGCAGGACTCTCGAAAAAATGCCCACGCAGCTCGCAGAAGCTCTTCTACGTCGTCTTCTCCATCGCCGACTTCTATTTCCTTCCTTGCTCGA AGTTTTCAAACATTCTATAGAGGAGATTGATCTAAAGGGTGAGAGCTCTGTGAACGCGGAATGGATGGCATACTTGGGCGCATTCCGCTACCTGCGTACATTGAACCTTGCAGATTGCCAACGTATCAATAATTCTGCCCTTTGGGCCATTACTG GAATGGATAGCTTACAGGAGTTGGACCTTTCTAGATGCAAACGGGTTACTGATGCTGGGATCGGACATCTTCTATCCATTACAAACTTGAAGAAATTATGTATTTCAGGAACATGTCTGTCTGCAGAAGGGGTTACACGGCTCTCTTCTCTTATAAATCTGACTATTTTGGACTTGGGAGGTCTACCCGTCACTGATCTTGCACTATGCTCTCTACAG GTACTCACCAAACTGGAACGCTTGGATTTGTGGGGGAGTAAAATTTCCAACAAAGGTGCTTCTCTGCTTAAACTATTCACCAAGCTGAGTTCCCTGAATCTAGCTTGGACCAATGTTACTAAGTTGCTGAATCTTCCCTCTCTCGAATGCTTAAACATGAGTAACTGCACCATCAATTCTGTATTTGAAGGAGCTGACAATAGAGTTAAAGCTCCTCTGCAAAAGCTTGTTTTCCTTGGGGCTACATTCATAGATGCGCATGAAGTGTTCTTTTATATTGATGCAAGTCGCCTGGCCTTTCTTGACTTATCCCATTCCTCTCTTCATAATTTCGAGTTCTTGGCTAATATGGATGCTCTGGCACATTTGGATGTCAGCTTTAGTGGGATGGACGATGATTCTATTGCACTGATTGCACATGTTGGAGCAAATTTGAAAAATCTAAATCTGAGCAATACAAGGCTCACGTCTGCCGGCGTAGAGATTTTAGCTGGGCATGTTCCGAATCTTGAAACTCTTTCATTATCTCACACAGCCATTGATGACGTTGCTCTCTCATATATCAGCTTGATGCCCTCACTGAGGGTTATCAACTTAAGTAACACAGCAGTTAGAG GTTTCACTTACTGGGTTGGCGACGATCCAGATCAGGTTCCCTCACTGACAGCATTGCAGAATCTCAACCATTTAGAAAGGTTGGACTTGGAAGACACCCAAGTTGGGGATGGGGCCATGTCTCCTCTATCCAGTTTACAAGAATTGAACTATTTGTTTCTCAAGGGAGGAAACATTTCAGATGTTTCATTGGAGCTTATGGCATCTATCCCAAAGCTAAAATTTCTGAGGATTTGTGGTGGGGTTTTGACCAATGCAGGACTCCATGCATTCAGACCACCAGTAATGCTGGAGATGCTGGATCTGAGCGGCTGTTGGCTTTTAACTGAGGATGCTCTCTCCTTGTTTCACAAGAATCATCCTCATATTGAGGTGAAGCATGAACTTTCTGCAGGCCTCTTTGCAGATCAAGTTGCTTGTGACCGTCCATCGTCATTGCAAGGATCTTCACAGTTGAAACATAAGAAGGGGAAAATGTCTAAGGTCCCCAGTCAGTTCTTGGAGGGGAGTTTTGTAG ATGAGAGGTTGAAGTACAGCAGAGAGGAACTACTGAAGTTGCAGTTCTCACCTCTATCTCGTGCTTCTCCCCACGGAAAGGGTACTGTGATACCAAAGGTGCTGACAAATTAA
- the LOC122664907 gene encoding internalin I isoform X2, translating to MEVESGLVRLCIEAATENRATIEKWRRQRRTLEKMPTQLAEALLRRLLHRRLLFPSLLEVFKHSIEEIDLKGESSVNAEWMAYLGAFRYLRTLNLADCQRINNSALWAITGMDSLQELDLSRCKRVTDAGIGHLLSITNLKKLCISGTCLSAEGVTRLSSLINLTILDLGGLPVTDLALCSLQVLTKLERLDLWGSKISNKGASLLKLFTKLSSLNLAWTNVTKLLNLPSLECLNMSNCTINSVFEGADNRVKAPLQKLVFLGATFIDAHEVFFYIDASRLAFLDLSHSSLHNFEFLANMDALAHLDVSFSGMDDDSIALIAHVGANLKNLNLSNTRLTSAGVEILAGHVPNLETLSLSHTAIDDVALSYISLMPSLRVINLSNTAVRGFTYWVGDDPDQVPSLTALQNLNHLERLDLEDTQVGDGAMSPLSSLQELNYLFLKGGNISDVSLELMASIPKLKFLRICGGVLTNAGLHAFRPPVMLEMLDLSGCWLLTEDALSLFHKNHPHIEVKHELSAGLFADQVACDRPSSLQGSSQLKHKKGKMSKVPSQFLEEIDERLKYSREELLKLQFSPLSRASPHGKGTVIPKVLTN from the exons ATGGAGGTAGAGAGCGGTCTCGTTCGTCTCTGCATCGAAGCTGCCACCGAAAACAGAGCAACTATAGAGAAATGGCGGAGGCAGCGCAGGACTCTCGAAAAAATGCCCACGCAGCTCGCAGAAGCTCTTCTACGTCGTCTTCTCCATCGCCGACTTCTATTTCCTTCCTTGCTCGA AGTTTTCAAACATTCTATAGAGGAGATTGATCTAAAGGGTGAGAGCTCTGTGAACGCGGAATGGATGGCATACTTGGGCGCATTCCGCTACCTGCGTACATTGAACCTTGCAGATTGCCAACGTATCAATAATTCTGCCCTTTGGGCCATTACTG GAATGGATAGCTTACAGGAGTTGGACCTTTCTAGATGCAAACGGGTTACTGATGCTGGGATCGGACATCTTCTATCCATTACAAACTTGAAGAAATTATGTATTTCAGGAACATGTCTGTCTGCAGAAGGGGTTACACGGCTCTCTTCTCTTATAAATCTGACTATTTTGGACTTGGGAGGTCTACCCGTCACTGATCTTGCACTATGCTCTCTACAG GTACTCACCAAACTGGAACGCTTGGATTTGTGGGGGAGTAAAATTTCCAACAAAGGTGCTTCTCTGCTTAAACTATTCACCAAGCTGAGTTCCCTGAATCTAGCTTGGACCAATGTTACTAAGTTGCTGAATCTTCCCTCTCTCGAATGCTTAAACATGAGTAACTGCACCATCAATTCTGTATTTGAAGGAGCTGACAATAGAGTTAAAGCTCCTCTGCAAAAGCTTGTTTTCCTTGGGGCTACATTCATAGATGCGCATGAAGTGTTCTTTTATATTGATGCAAGTCGCCTGGCCTTTCTTGACTTATCCCATTCCTCTCTTCATAATTTCGAGTTCTTGGCTAATATGGATGCTCTGGCACATTTGGATGTCAGCTTTAGTGGGATGGACGATGATTCTATTGCACTGATTGCACATGTTGGAGCAAATTTGAAAAATCTAAATCTGAGCAATACAAGGCTCACGTCTGCCGGCGTAGAGATTTTAGCTGGGCATGTTCCGAATCTTGAAACTCTTTCATTATCTCACACAGCCATTGATGACGTTGCTCTCTCATATATCAGCTTGATGCCCTCACTGAGGGTTATCAACTTAAGTAACACAGCAGTTAGAG GTTTCACTTACTGGGTTGGCGACGATCCAGATCAGGTTCCCTCACTGACAGCATTGCAGAATCTCAACCATTTAGAAAGGTTGGACTTGGAAGACACCCAAGTTGGGGATGGGGCCATGTCTCCTCTATCCAGTTTACAAGAATTGAACTATTTGTTTCTCAAGGGAGGAAACATTTCAGATGTTTCATTGGAGCTTATGGCATCTATCCCAAAGCTAAAATTTCTGAGGATTTGTGGTGGGGTTTTGACCAATGCAGGACTCCATGCATTCAGACCACCAGTAATGCTGGAGATGCTGGATCTGAGCGGCTGTTGGCTTTTAACTGAGGATGCTCTCTCCTTGTTTCACAAGAATCATCCTCATATTGAGGTGAAGCATGAACTTTCTGCAGGCCTCTTTGCAGATCAAGTTGCTTGTGACCGTCCATCGTCATTGCAAGGATCTTCACAGTTGAAACATAAGAAGGGGAAAATGTCTAAGGTCCCCAGTCAGTTCTTGGAGG AAATAGATGAGAGGTTGAAGTACAGCAGAGAGGAACTACTGAAGTTGCAGTTCTCACCTCTATCTCGTGCTTCTCCCCACGGAAAGGGTACTGTGATACCAAAGGTGCTGACAAATTAA
- the LOC122664907 gene encoding internalin I isoform X3: MAYLGAFRYLRTLNLADCQRINNSALWAITGMDSLQELDLSRCKRVTDAGIGHLLSITNLKKLCISGTCLSAEGVTRLSSLINLTILDLGGLPVTDLALCSLQVLTKLERLDLWGSKISNKGASLLKLFTKLSSLNLAWTNVTKLLNLPSLECLNMSNCTINSVFEGADNRVKAPLQKLVFLGATFIDAHEVFFYIDASRLAFLDLSHSSLHNFEFLANMDALAHLDVSFSGMDDDSIALIAHVGANLKNLNLSNTRLTSAGVEILAGHVPNLETLSLSHTAIDDVALSYISLMPSLRVINLSNTAVRGFTYWVGDDPDQVPSLTALQNLNHLERLDLEDTQVGDGAMSPLSSLQELNYLFLKGGNISDVSLELMASIPKLKFLRICGGVLTNAGLHAFRPPVMLEMLDLSGCWLLTEDALSLFHKNHPHIEVKHELSAGLFADQVACDRPSSLQGSSQLKHKKGKMSKVPSQFLEGSFVDERLKYSREELLKLQFSPLSRASPHGKGTVIPKVLTN; encoded by the exons ATGGCATACTTGGGCGCATTCCGCTACCTGCGTACATTGAACCTTGCAGATTGCCAACGTATCAATAATTCTGCCCTTTGGGCCATTACTG GAATGGATAGCTTACAGGAGTTGGACCTTTCTAGATGCAAACGGGTTACTGATGCTGGGATCGGACATCTTCTATCCATTACAAACTTGAAGAAATTATGTATTTCAGGAACATGTCTGTCTGCAGAAGGGGTTACACGGCTCTCTTCTCTTATAAATCTGACTATTTTGGACTTGGGAGGTCTACCCGTCACTGATCTTGCACTATGCTCTCTACAG GTACTCACCAAACTGGAACGCTTGGATTTGTGGGGGAGTAAAATTTCCAACAAAGGTGCTTCTCTGCTTAAACTATTCACCAAGCTGAGTTCCCTGAATCTAGCTTGGACCAATGTTACTAAGTTGCTGAATCTTCCCTCTCTCGAATGCTTAAACATGAGTAACTGCACCATCAATTCTGTATTTGAAGGAGCTGACAATAGAGTTAAAGCTCCTCTGCAAAAGCTTGTTTTCCTTGGGGCTACATTCATAGATGCGCATGAAGTGTTCTTTTATATTGATGCAAGTCGCCTGGCCTTTCTTGACTTATCCCATTCCTCTCTTCATAATTTCGAGTTCTTGGCTAATATGGATGCTCTGGCACATTTGGATGTCAGCTTTAGTGGGATGGACGATGATTCTATTGCACTGATTGCACATGTTGGAGCAAATTTGAAAAATCTAAATCTGAGCAATACAAGGCTCACGTCTGCCGGCGTAGAGATTTTAGCTGGGCATGTTCCGAATCTTGAAACTCTTTCATTATCTCACACAGCCATTGATGACGTTGCTCTCTCATATATCAGCTTGATGCCCTCACTGAGGGTTATCAACTTAAGTAACACAGCAGTTAGAG GTTTCACTTACTGGGTTGGCGACGATCCAGATCAGGTTCCCTCACTGACAGCATTGCAGAATCTCAACCATTTAGAAAGGTTGGACTTGGAAGACACCCAAGTTGGGGATGGGGCCATGTCTCCTCTATCCAGTTTACAAGAATTGAACTATTTGTTTCTCAAGGGAGGAAACATTTCAGATGTTTCATTGGAGCTTATGGCATCTATCCCAAAGCTAAAATTTCTGAGGATTTGTGGTGGGGTTTTGACCAATGCAGGACTCCATGCATTCAGACCACCAGTAATGCTGGAGATGCTGGATCTGAGCGGCTGTTGGCTTTTAACTGAGGATGCTCTCTCCTTGTTTCACAAGAATCATCCTCATATTGAGGTGAAGCATGAACTTTCTGCAGGCCTCTTTGCAGATCAAGTTGCTTGTGACCGTCCATCGTCATTGCAAGGATCTTCACAGTTGAAACATAAGAAGGGGAAAATGTCTAAGGTCCCCAGTCAGTTCTTGGAGGGGAGTTTTGTAG ATGAGAGGTTGAAGTACAGCAGAGAGGAACTACTGAAGTTGCAGTTCTCACCTCTATCTCGTGCTTCTCCCCACGGAAAGGGTACTGTGATACCAAAGGTGCTGACAAATTAA